Within the Balneola sp. MJW-20 genome, the region AATTTATCGTCCATGTTTTTGGCTTTGTTCAGGGTATCGGCCAAATAGGGCTCCTACCTCTGATGCATTTATAATCATTTCAAAAAGACCGAAGACCGAAGACCGAGGAGGACCGAGGTCGTCTGGACCGGAGCCTGACTCCATTCAACAGGACAAGCCTGTTGAATGACCGTCTTCAGTTTCACATCGTTCTTTCGAGCTTCGAGCTTCGAGCTTCGAGCTTCGAGCTTCAGCTTTTAGCTTTTAATCTTCTTAATCTCCTCAATAAACGGAGGAAGTACCTTATAAAGATCTCCGACAATTCCGTAATCAGCGATCTCGAAGATCGGGGCATCCGGATCTTTGTTGATGGCTACGATCACTTTGGAATTCGCCATACCGGCTACGTGCTGAATCGCACCGGAGATTCCCACGGCAATATATAGCTGCGGGGATACCACTTTACCGGTTTGTCCGATCTGAAGGCTGGGGTCGTAGACGCCTGCTTCAGTCAGCGCACGGCTAGCACCGATACCTGCATTGAGCAGACCGGCCAGTTCCGAGATCAGGTTTTTAGCTTCTTCGTCTTTTACACCACGTCCGGCTGCAACAATAGCCTCGGCCTCGTTCAGGTCGATGGTGTCGCCGGAAGCGGAGATAATCTCTTTGAGGGTAGCCTTCATCTCATCGTCGCTCATGGAGAAACTGATGCTGGCTACTTCGGCATCCACTGGATTTTCAGCCAGGTCATAAGAACCGGATCGTACCGACACGATCACTTTATCTCCCTTAGCTTCATTGTTAGACATGATCTTCGCGGCCATAACCGGACGCTTTGCTTTGATCCCGCCATCGGTCAGCTCAAATGAGGATACATCAGCCAGAACCGCTGCTCCCTGATTTGCTGCCAGGGCACCCAGGATGTCTTTGGTGCTTTCTGTGGAGGCAAAAGCAAAAAGTGAAGGCTGAACTTCATTCATCACATTAACCAGTGCCTTAAGCATTGGAGTGTTCATGTGATTTTTGAAGACCGGATCTTCTACCGTATAGATCTTAGTGGCTCCGTATTTCTGAATGTCGTCGGTGTAACTGGATGCGTTTGCATCGATCACCACGGCTTCTACAGTGTGACCGTTAGCATCGGCCAGTTCTTTACAGCGTGAAAGTACTTCCAGTGAAGAACGCTTGATCTTACCGTCGGTGATGGCAATGTGAGTTAGTAGTGTGCTCATGAATATGTTCTTTTCTTTGATTCAGTGCTGAGTGCTTTCAAAAAATTACCACTCAGAATTCAGCATTAAGAATTAAATAATTAAAGGACGTTTGCTTCGCTGTCGAGCAGCTGTGCAACTTCGCGGGCGACCTCATCAGGCTCACCTTCGTACTTCTTACCGGCTTCACGGGCAGGTTTCTCTTCATAGGAAAGTACTTTGGTCTTAGCAGACAGCTCGCTCTCGTCCACTCCGAGGGCAGAAAGCTCAATGGTATCAACCGGCTTTCTTTTAGAAGCCATGATCCCTTTCAGATTCGGGATTCGTGGTTCGTTCATGTCGTTGGAACAAGTTACCACACATGGAGTCGGCAGATCGATCATTTCCTGACCGGCATCTCCCTGACGTTTCACAGTGATCGTGGATCCGTCCGCCTTCAGCCCAACGGCATTGGTTGCATAGGGAAGATCCAGTAGCTCAGCTACCATGGAACCGGTCAGGCCGGAATCGGTATCCTGAGACTGCTTTCCAAGCGAAAGCACATCAAATTCTTTGTCTCCGAAATAGGCCGCAAGTACTCTTGCATAAGAACCGGAGTCATACTCTTCTTCTCCGGTAGTCTGAATATGAACCCCTTTGTCAGCGCCCATAGCCAGCGCTTTACGGATGGTTTCAGAAGCTTTGGACGGGCCGATACAAACAACCTCAACTTCTCCGCCGTGCTCTTCTTTGAGGACCAGGGCCTCTTCAACGGCCGAAGCATCGT harbors:
- a CDS encoding electron transfer flavoprotein subunit alpha/FixB family protein; the protein is MSTLLTHIAITDGKIKRSSLEVLSRCKELADANGHTVEAVVIDANASSYTDDIQKYGATKIYTVEDPVFKNHMNTPMLKALVNVMNEVQPSLFAFASTESTKDILGALAANQGAAVLADVSSFELTDGGIKAKRPVMAAKIMSNNEAKGDKVIVSVRSGSYDLAENPVDAEVASISFSMSDDEMKATLKEIISASGDTIDLNEAEAIVAAGRGVKDEEAKNLISELAGLLNAGIGASRALTEAGVYDPSLQIGQTGKVVSPQLYIAVGISGAIQHVAGMANSKVIVAINKDPDAPIFEIADYGIVGDLYKVLPPFIEEIKKIKS
- a CDS encoding electron transfer flavoprotein subunit beta/FixA family protein, with translation MKFYVCIKMVPDVYAPIQIKDGELIMDADRMVLNAYDASAVEEALVLKEEHGGEVEVVCIGPSKASETIRKALAMGADKGVHIQTTGEEEYDSGSYARVLAAYFGDKEFDVLSLGKQSQDTDSGLTGSMVAELLDLPYATNAVGLKADGSTITVKRQGDAGQEMIDLPTPCVVTCSNDMNEPRIPNLKGIMASKRKPVDTIELSALGVDESELSAKTKVLSYEEKPAREAGKKYEGEPDEVAREVAQLLDSEANVL